The proteins below come from a single Prolixibacter sp. NT017 genomic window:
- a CDS encoding aldehyde dehydrogenase family protein, whose protein sequence is MQEMKDVLKILGIKDVNPGLCTGTKWIDTTGDKLTSYSPADGKAIAEIKQATLEDYRKVIDTAKDAFKVWKKVPAPKRGEIVRQIGLELRKYKEPLGRLVSYEMGKIYQEGLGEVQEMIDICDFAVGQSRQLYGFTMHSERAEHRMYDQYHSLGIVGVVSAFNFPVAVWAWNAMIALAAGDVIVWKPSSKVLLCAVAVHNIVADVLNRNDIPEGVLNLVATSSKYLGDDMFSDKNIPLISFTGSTRVGKKVGRLVGERLGKSILELGGNNAVIVTPTSSQEMALRAIVFGAVGTTGQRCTSTRRVILHQSIYEEFKQKLINVYKGLKIGNPLDEKSHVGPLIDKGASDTYFKAIEKVKAEGGKILFGGEVYKDASCESGCYVVPCVAEVENHYEIVQEETFAPLLYVIKYSTLDEAIELHNAVPQGLSSAMFSTNLLETERFLSHEGSDCGIANINIGTSGAEIGGAFGGEKDTGGGRESGSDAWKAYMRRQTNTINYGSELPLAQGIEFNV, encoded by the coding sequence ATGCAAGAAATGAAGGATGTACTGAAAATATTAGGCATCAAAGATGTGAATCCGGGGTTGTGTACCGGTACGAAATGGATTGATACTACCGGTGATAAACTTACGTCGTATTCGCCGGCAGATGGAAAAGCTATTGCCGAAATTAAACAAGCAACACTGGAAGATTATCGGAAAGTGATCGATACGGCAAAGGACGCGTTCAAGGTATGGAAGAAGGTACCCGCCCCGAAACGTGGAGAGATAGTTCGTCAGATTGGTTTGGAACTGCGCAAATACAAAGAACCACTGGGTCGTTTGGTTTCCTATGAGATGGGGAAAATTTACCAGGAAGGTCTGGGCGAAGTTCAGGAGATGATTGATATCTGTGATTTCGCGGTTGGCCAGTCACGTCAGTTGTATGGCTTCACCATGCACTCGGAGCGTGCTGAGCACCGTATGTACGACCAGTATCATTCGTTGGGCATTGTTGGCGTGGTTTCAGCATTTAACTTCCCGGTAGCAGTTTGGGCATGGAATGCTATGATTGCTCTGGCAGCCGGTGATGTGATCGTTTGGAAACCATCGTCGAAAGTTTTGCTTTGTGCGGTTGCCGTTCACAACATTGTGGCCGATGTACTGAATCGTAACGATATCCCGGAAGGTGTACTGAACCTAGTGGCTACCAGCTCGAAATACCTGGGTGATGACATGTTCAGCGATAAGAACATCCCGCTGATCTCCTTTACCGGTTCTACCCGCGTAGGTAAGAAAGTGGGCCGTTTGGTCGGTGAGCGTTTGGGCAAATCCATTCTCGAATTGGGCGGTAATAACGCCGTGATTGTAACACCGACTTCCAGCCAGGAAATGGCGCTTCGGGCCATCGTGTTCGGTGCTGTCGGAACAACAGGACAGCGCTGTACATCTACCCGTCGCGTTATTCTTCATCAAAGTATTTACGAAGAGTTTAAGCAAAAACTCATTAATGTATATAAGGGCTTGAAGATTGGTAATCCGCTGGACGAAAAGAGCCATGTGGGACCGCTGATTGACAAAGGAGCTTCGGATACTTATTTCAAAGCTATTGAGAAGGTGAAAGCCGAAGGTGGCAAAATCCTCTTTGGTGGTGAAGTTTATAAGGACGCCAGTTGCGAATCGGGATGCTACGTGGTGCCTTGCGTTGCCGAAGTGGAAAACCATTATGAAATCGTTCAGGAAGAAACGTTCGCTCCGCTGCTTTACGTGATTAAATATAGTACGCTGGATGAGGCCATCGAACTGCACAACGCCGTTCCGCAAGGTCTGTCATCTGCGATGTTTTCAACCAACCTGCTGGAAACTGAAAGGTTCTTGTCGCACGAAGGTTCCGATTGCGGAATTGCCAATATTAACATTGGTACTTCCGGCGCTGAAATTGGTGGTGCTTTTGGTGGGGAAAAGGATACCGGTGGCGGCCGGGAATCAGGATCTGACGCTTGGAAAGCTTATATGCGCAGACAAACCAATACCATCAACTATGGTTCGGAATTACCGTTGGCTCAGGGAATCGAGTTCAACGTGTAG
- a CDS encoding aconitase/3-isopropylmalate dehydratase large subunit family protein: MMTIIEKIIANHSGKESVKPGEIVDISIDVRLARDFGGANVVKNLVDNQLVIENSDKTFFTFDCNPTGSDQKYAANQQKCRLFARDFNIRVYDINSGIGTHLAIDKGLAVPGSTVVSTDSHANILGAIGAFGQGMGDRDIAAAWARGAVWFKVPESVKITLIGKRPAGIYAKDIVLNLLKHFGASSLLGKSVELYGEEVEKLTLDERITISSMGTEMGAIAVFFPPSDEVIQYAKERSGEDFEPVFADGDANYAETFELDMATFIPAISLPGKPHDVVPVEQVKGTKIDSSFIGSCTNGRMEDMRAAARILKGRKVAPGVVLKIVPSTDEVWNACMEEGLIRIFKDAGAMLSNAGCAGCAAGQVGQNGPGEKTVSTGNRNFAGKQGKGDVYLASPATAAASAVAGHITTEDDLPERPSLFEEGHGKQEAVLVTHHDNEKEKPSVIEGRVWLIIEDNIDTDMIFHNQHLAITELSEMGKYTFGNLKGWEDFATKAKPGDIVITGKNFGAGSSRQQAVDCFKSLGVQAVLAESFGAIYERNAINAGFPIMTYESVEELDLQNGNVITVEFETGKITNRENGKNVMVQPFSDVQMEIYRKGDLLHV, translated from the coding sequence ATGATGACCATCATTGAGAAAATAATTGCTAATCATTCCGGAAAAGAGTCGGTGAAACCCGGTGAAATTGTCGATATCAGTATCGATGTTCGTCTGGCCCGCGATTTTGGAGGAGCAAACGTGGTGAAGAATCTGGTGGATAACCAGCTGGTCATAGAGAACAGCGATAAAACTTTCTTCACCTTCGACTGTAATCCAACTGGCTCGGATCAGAAATATGCTGCCAATCAGCAAAAGTGCCGGCTTTTTGCCCGCGATTTCAATATCCGGGTGTACGACATTAATTCCGGTATTGGAACCCATCTGGCTATTGACAAAGGTTTGGCTGTTCCTGGCTCAACGGTGGTTTCTACCGATTCGCATGCCAATATTCTGGGGGCTATTGGTGCTTTCGGACAGGGAATGGGCGATCGCGATATCGCCGCTGCCTGGGCACGCGGTGCCGTTTGGTTCAAGGTTCCGGAGTCGGTAAAAATTACCCTTATTGGAAAACGTCCGGCAGGTATTTATGCCAAAGATATTGTCCTGAATTTACTGAAGCATTTCGGTGCCAGTAGTTTGTTGGGCAAATCGGTAGAGCTTTACGGCGAAGAAGTTGAAAAACTTACCCTGGATGAACGCATCACCATCTCTTCCATGGGGACGGAAATGGGAGCTATTGCGGTCTTCTTCCCGCCATCGGATGAGGTAATTCAATATGCAAAAGAGCGCTCCGGTGAAGATTTCGAGCCGGTATTTGCTGATGGAGATGCAAATTACGCGGAAACTTTCGAACTGGATATGGCAACCTTCATTCCGGCTATTTCCCTTCCGGGAAAACCACACGATGTGGTTCCGGTGGAGCAGGTAAAAGGCACCAAAATCGATTCATCGTTCATTGGTAGTTGTACGAACGGGCGCATGGAAGACATGCGTGCGGCAGCCCGGATTCTGAAAGGCCGGAAAGTAGCTCCCGGAGTGGTCCTGAAAATCGTTCCTTCTACAGATGAGGTGTGGAATGCCTGCATGGAAGAAGGTTTGATTCGTATTTTCAAAGATGCCGGCGCTATGCTAAGCAATGCCGGATGTGCCGGATGTGCTGCGGGTCAGGTGGGACAAAACGGACCTGGCGAGAAAACCGTTAGTACCGGAAACAGGAACTTTGCCGGTAAGCAGGGCAAAGGCGACGTCTATCTGGCTTCGCCGGCTACGGCTGCAGCTTCTGCGGTAGCAGGTCATATTACCACTGAAGATGATTTGCCGGAACGACCTTCACTATTCGAGGAAGGACATGGCAAGCAGGAAGCTGTGCTGGTAACACATCATGATAATGAAAAAGAAAAGCCGTCAGTAATTGAAGGAAGGGTTTGGTTGATCATCGAAGACAACATCGATACCGACATGATTTTCCATAACCAGCATTTGGCGATTACTGAATTGTCGGAAATGGGGAAATACACCTTTGGCAACCTGAAAGGCTGGGAAGATTTTGCCACCAAAGCGAAACCGGGTGATATCGTCATCACCGGGAAAAACTTTGGTGCAGGAAGTTCTCGTCAACAAGCAGTCGATTGTTTCAAGTCGTTGGGCGTGCAGGCTGTTTTGGCTGAATCGTTCGGAGCTATTTACGAGCGAAATGCCATCAATGCCGGTTTCCCGATTATGACTTATGAGTCGGTTGAAGAGCTGGATCTGCAGAATGGTAATGTGATTACTGTTGAATTTGAAACCGGTAAGATAACCAACAGGGAAAACGGTAAAAACGTTATGGTTCAGCCATTCTCTGATGTTCAAATGGAAATCTACCGAAAGGGAGATTTGCTTCATGTATAA
- a CDS encoding HD domain-containing protein, with translation MSNLEQVYDLWPELLWIKDEELRDETAETWRWALERSMLTPEDLHRIPFTLLCGPDLKVSFMDHKRAVVHIARESGMKMNEFFKSELPVNMDVLISGAILADVGKLLEYELDENGNSFQGKYGKLLRHPFSGVSLAESCGVPPEVCHIIAAHAGEGDMVKRTTEAYIVHHADFMTFLPFKAMSNEK, from the coding sequence ATGAGCAATCTGGAACAAGTATACGATCTTTGGCCGGAGCTGCTCTGGATTAAAGATGAGGAACTCCGCGACGAGACCGCAGAAACATGGCGTTGGGCATTGGAAAGAAGCATGCTAACACCCGAAGATTTGCACCGGATTCCGTTCACGCTTCTTTGTGGACCGGATCTGAAAGTCAGTTTCATGGACCACAAACGGGCGGTAGTTCACATTGCCCGCGAAAGTGGCATGAAGATGAACGAGTTCTTCAAGAGTGAGCTACCGGTCAACATGGATGTCCTGATCTCTGGCGCTATCCTGGCTGATGTGGGCAAGCTTCTGGAATACGAGCTGGATGAAAACGGGAATTCCTTTCAGGGAAAATATGGCAAACTGTTGAGACATCCGTTTTCGGGTGTTTCGCTGGCTGAATCCTGTGGTGTTCCACCGGAAGTCTGCCATATCATTGCGGCACATGCGGGTGAAGGTGATATGGTGAAACGCACTACAGAGGCGTACATTGTACATCATGCTGATTTTATGACCTTTCTTCCTTTTAAGGCAATGAGCAATGAAAAATGA
- a CDS encoding NAD(P)-dependent oxidoreductase, whose translation MKLGILKEGKVPPDRRVPFSPEQCLEIAQRFPQVELTVQSSPIRCFPDKDYLDAGISMNNDLSDCDILMGVKEVPIPDLMEDKTYLFFSHTIKKQPYNKKLLQEILRKRIRLIDYEVLTEPNGMRVIGFGRFAGLVGSYKGLRALTIRHELPEPKPAYECHDLAEMKSEARRLELPPLKIAVTGGGRVTHGVMEMLDEMKIRKVSIEEYLATDHVDEPVYVQLEPDAYNKRKDGSAFDFGHFVKNPQEYEGNFLRFAKTTDLLISAAYWDPNAPVLFTPEDMRSPDFRIRVISDITCDIKGSIPSTLRATTIDEPFYGYNPVTEQEEVAFTNPKNITVMSVDNLPTELPRDASVDFGENLINRVLPSLLGDDSEGIVQRATITENGKLTERYKYLEDWVNS comes from the coding sequence ATGAAGCTAGGTATCCTGAAAGAAGGTAAAGTACCGCCCGATCGGCGTGTGCCTTTTTCGCCCGAACAGTGTCTCGAAATCGCCCAACGTTTTCCGCAAGTGGAACTGACAGTTCAATCCAGTCCCATCCGTTGTTTTCCGGATAAAGACTATTTGGACGCTGGCATTTCCATGAACAACGATTTGAGTGATTGCGATATCCTGATGGGAGTGAAAGAGGTACCGATCCCCGATTTGATGGAGGATAAAACGTATCTGTTCTTTTCTCACACCATCAAAAAGCAACCGTACAACAAAAAACTTCTTCAGGAAATCCTGCGAAAGCGAATTCGTTTGATAGATTATGAAGTATTAACCGAGCCGAATGGAATGCGTGTGATTGGTTTTGGCCGGTTTGCCGGGCTGGTTGGTAGTTACAAAGGTTTGCGTGCGCTAACCATCCGTCATGAGTTGCCTGAACCGAAGCCTGCTTATGAGTGCCACGATTTGGCTGAGATGAAATCCGAAGCCCGAAGATTGGAACTTCCTCCGTTGAAAATAGCAGTGACCGGTGGTGGACGAGTTACCCATGGCGTTATGGAGATGCTGGACGAGATGAAGATTCGGAAAGTGAGTATTGAAGAATATCTCGCTACAGACCACGTCGATGAGCCGGTGTATGTGCAGCTCGAGCCGGATGCTTACAACAAACGCAAAGATGGCAGCGCTTTTGATTTTGGACATTTTGTGAAAAATCCACAGGAATACGAAGGTAATTTTCTTCGGTTTGCCAAAACTACCGATTTGCTCATTTCAGCGGCTTACTGGGACCCGAATGCTCCGGTTTTATTTACCCCGGAAGATATGCGCAGTCCGGATTTCCGCATCAGGGTGATATCCGATATTACCTGCGATATCAAAGGTTCTATTCCTTCTACGTTGCGAGCTACTACCATCGATGAGCCGTTTTACGGATACAATCCGGTAACGGAACAGGAAGAAGTTGCTTTTACCAATCCGAAAAACATTACCGTCATGTCGGTGGATAATTTGCCTACCGAACTGCCTCGCGATGCTTCTGTCGATTTTGGCGAAAACCTCATCAACCGTGTGTTGCCGTCTTTACTGGGCGATGATTCCGAAGGTATTGTCCAACGGGCTACCATTACCGAAAACGGTAAGCTAACGGAGCGGTATAAATACCTGGAAGATTGGGTAAACTCATGA
- a CDS encoding saccharopine dehydrogenase family protein → MKKIFIIGAGRSSATLIRYLEEQASTFGWEITVGDQDINLVKEKITPPTRALVFDVFDEQQRNLEIEQADIVVSMLPARLHQVVALACLKFGKSLLTASYVSDELNGLDAEVKAKGLLFLNEMGVDPGIDHMSAMRLIDRVKQEGHAITDFESFTGGLVAPESDNNPWNYKFTWNPRNVVVAGQGGPAKFLQEGKYKYIPYNRLFRRTEVIDIEGFGKFEGYANRDSLKYIDKYNLQGVPTVYRGTLRRPGYCRAWDIFVQLGATDDTYFMENTGNMTYKEFINSFLYYAEASVRLKLYHYMHIDQDSDIIDKLEFLELFSDKKIGLKRATPAQILEHILSEKWKMEPEDKDMVVMWHKLLYNRKGDAHPVKMTSSMVVLGEDCVHTAMSKTVGLPLAIATKMVMTGQIALTGVHIPNRKEIYEPVLNELENYGITFVEKEE, encoded by the coding sequence ATGAAAAAAATATTCATCATCGGCGCCGGGCGTTCCTCTGCTACGCTAATCCGGTATCTGGAAGAACAGGCATCTACCTTTGGCTGGGAAATCACGGTAGGTGATCAGGATATTAACCTGGTGAAGGAAAAAATAACGCCGCCCACCCGAGCTCTTGTCTTCGACGTGTTCGATGAGCAGCAGCGAAACCTGGAAATTGAGCAGGCCGATATTGTGGTATCGATGTTGCCGGCCCGGTTGCACCAGGTGGTGGCGCTGGCTTGTCTCAAATTTGGTAAGTCGTTGCTAACGGCTTCTTATGTATCCGACGAATTAAACGGCCTGGATGCAGAAGTAAAGGCGAAAGGCTTACTCTTTCTGAACGAAATGGGTGTTGACCCGGGTATCGATCATATGTCGGCCATGAGGCTGATAGATCGTGTAAAGCAAGAAGGTCACGCTATTACCGATTTCGAGTCATTTACCGGAGGACTGGTAGCACCTGAATCGGACAACAATCCGTGGAATTACAAATTCACCTGGAATCCCCGCAATGTAGTGGTTGCCGGGCAGGGCGGACCCGCCAAATTTCTTCAGGAAGGAAAATACAAGTACATCCCGTACAATCGTCTTTTCCGGCGCACCGAAGTAATCGATATCGAGGGATTTGGAAAGTTCGAGGGGTATGCTAACCGCGATTCGTTGAAGTACATCGACAAGTACAACCTGCAGGGAGTTCCTACCGTTTACCGGGGAACGTTACGGCGACCGGGATACTGCCGGGCGTGGGACATTTTCGTACAGCTGGGCGCCACGGACGACACGTACTTCATGGAGAATACCGGGAACATGACCTACAAGGAGTTCATCAACTCGTTTCTCTATTATGCCGAAGCATCGGTGCGGTTGAAACTGTATCACTACATGCACATCGATCAGGATTCGGACATTATCGATAAGCTGGAATTTCTGGAGCTATTCAGTGATAAAAAGATTGGCCTGAAAAGAGCTACTCCTGCGCAGATTCTGGAACATATCCTTTCGGAGAAATGGAAGATGGAGCCCGAGGATAAAGACATGGTGGTGATGTGGCACAAGCTACTTTACAATCGAAAAGGTGATGCACACCCGGTGAAGATGACTTCTTCGATGGTTGTTTTGGGCGAGGATTGTGTGCATACAGCGATGTCAAAGACGGTGGGATTGCCGTTAGCCATTGCCACTAAGATGGTCATGACCGGACAAATAGCTTTGACTGGTGTGCATATTCCCAATCGGAAGGAGATTTACGAGCCAGTGCTGAATGAACTGGAGAATTACGGTATCACTTTCGTGGAAAAGGAAGAATAA
- a CDS encoding aconitase/3-isopropylmalate dehydratase large subunit family protein, with the protein MSGKTFAEKILGAPVGSIVFAKPDIILSHDNSSSIEKIFRKMGGDRVADPNKLLLVLDHNAPPTNAKLANDYQQIRDFAKDQHVSSFHDAGQGICHQLMAGHARPGMLVVGSDSHTCTAGAFNAFAAGIDRTETAGLWKQGETWFRVPETIKITLTGKLPEHVYAKDLALYIIGMIGSSGADYMSIEYHGEGVKTLTVADRMTIANLASEMGAKNAVFPADERLEEYFGAKFKAIWADDDAVYAKEYTINLSELYPVTACPHHVDNVKSVDEVAGTPVAQALIGTCTNGRIEDLRAAAAVLKGHKIPEGFQLLITPASREIYLQAMKEGLVEIFLEAGGNVLSPSCGPCLGTGQGIPADGINVISTANRNFLGRMGNKNASIYLASPATVAASALRGEITSPERATSAHKFPYHKQQTATVVIDPGDNRRQSGVWNYADVDNLNTDQMFAGSLTYEVNSSEPEKIVPHLFKGFDDRFAENVKLGDIIVCGENVGCGSSREHPSVGLVKAGVRAVIVKSVSRIFFRSAINQGLPIIVLPEAVNAFHKGESVEVDMASGVIYIGTKIFHFNPLPEKLMQILGKGGLVNWIRESETTI; encoded by the coding sequence ATGTCAGGAAAAACGTTTGCTGAAAAGATTTTGGGTGCTCCGGTTGGAAGCATTGTGTTTGCCAAACCGGATATCATCCTGTCGCACGATAATTCATCGAGTATCGAAAAGATATTCCGCAAGATGGGCGGCGACCGGGTTGCCGATCCCAATAAATTACTGCTGGTGCTCGATCACAACGCACCACCTACTAACGCCAAGCTGGCGAACGACTATCAGCAAATTCGCGATTTCGCAAAAGATCAACACGTATCAAGTTTTCACGATGCGGGGCAGGGGATATGCCACCAGTTGATGGCTGGTCATGCACGGCCGGGAATGTTGGTCGTTGGTAGCGATAGTCATACCTGCACAGCAGGAGCTTTCAACGCTTTTGCAGCTGGTATCGACCGGACCGAAACAGCCGGGTTATGGAAACAGGGTGAAACCTGGTTTCGCGTTCCTGAAACCATCAAAATTACCCTGACGGGGAAATTGCCGGAGCATGTGTATGCGAAGGATTTGGCTTTGTATATCATCGGCATGATTGGTTCTTCAGGGGCTGATTACATGTCCATAGAGTACCATGGCGAAGGTGTGAAAACACTCACGGTTGCCGACCGGATGACCATTGCGAACCTGGCCTCGGAAATGGGGGCCAAGAACGCTGTTTTCCCGGCAGATGAAAGGCTGGAAGAATATTTCGGAGCCAAATTCAAAGCCATTTGGGCCGATGATGATGCTGTGTATGCGAAAGAGTACACCATCAATCTGTCGGAATTGTATCCGGTAACGGCTTGTCCGCACCATGTTGACAACGTAAAGAGCGTGGATGAAGTAGCCGGAACGCCGGTTGCTCAGGCTTTAATCGGAACGTGTACCAACGGTCGTATCGAAGACTTGCGGGCAGCGGCAGCGGTTCTAAAAGGGCATAAAATACCGGAAGGATTCCAGTTGCTGATAACTCCGGCTTCGCGTGAAATATACCTACAGGCCATGAAGGAAGGTTTGGTAGAAATCTTCCTGGAAGCAGGTGGAAATGTTCTTTCACCTTCGTGTGGTCCATGTTTGGGAACAGGGCAGGGAATTCCGGCTGATGGCATCAATGTAATTTCAACGGCTAACCGCAACTTTCTGGGAAGGATGGGTAACAAGAATGCTTCTATCTACCTGGCATCGCCGGCAACGGTGGCCGCTTCCGCTTTGCGTGGTGAAATTACTTCGCCCGAAAGGGCAACCTCTGCGCACAAGTTTCCGTATCACAAGCAGCAGACGGCAACCGTGGTAATAGATCCCGGAGATAATCGTCGGCAGAGTGGTGTGTGGAACTACGCGGATGTGGATAACCTGAATACCGACCAGATGTTTGCCGGCAGTTTGACGTACGAGGTTAACAGTTCGGAACCGGAGAAGATTGTCCCACATTTATTTAAAGGCTTTGATGATCGCTTTGCTGAAAATGTGAAGCTGGGCGATATCATTGTGTGTGGTGAAAACGTTGGTTGCGGAAGCTCGCGCGAACATCCTTCGGTTGGTTTGGTTAAAGCCGGTGTACGTGCCGTTATCGTGAAATCGGTTTCCCGGATTTTCTTCCGCTCGGCCATCAACCAGGGGCTTCCCATTATTGTGTTACCCGAAGCTGTCAATGCTTTCCATAAAGGAGAAAGTGTGGAAGTTGATATGGCTTCCGGCGTGATTTATATCGGAACGAAAATATTCCATTTCAATCCGCTGCCCGAAAAGCTGATGCAGATTCTGGGAAAGGGCGGTCTGGTGAACTGGATCCGCGAAAGCGAAACAACCATTTAA
- a CDS encoding four helix bundle protein — protein sequence MKENQVVDKSFAFALKIVELSRYLMKEKNEYILSKQVLRSGTSIGANIEEAQGGFSKKDFSAKMGIAYKEARETKYWLRLLHQSGYIDEAKLNSLLPGCEELLKMLYYIVKNSKAK from the coding sequence ATGAAGGAAAATCAGGTCGTCGATAAATCGTTTGCCTTCGCACTTAAAATTGTGGAGTTGTCCCGGTATCTGATGAAGGAAAAGAACGAGTACATTCTTTCCAAACAGGTTTTAAGATCGGGAACATCCATTGGTGCCAATATTGAGGAGGCTCAAGGCGGATTTTCGAAGAAAGATTTTTCTGCTAAGATGGGAATTGCTTACAAAGAAGCTCGTGAAACAAAATATTGGTTGCGACTTCTGCATCAATCGGGATACATTGATGAAGCAAAGCTGAATTCTTTGTTGCCCGGTTGCGAGGAACTTCTAAAGATGCTGTATTACATCGTAAAAAATTCCAAAGCAAAATGA
- a CDS encoding GNAT family N-acetyltransferase — MKVTYRQIAPDDNAPLAEMIRKVFREFKIDRPGTVYTDPTTDHLYELFQVPKAEYWIAEASGEIVGGCGIYPSNGLPEGCAELVKFYVAASVRGTGIGKQLMAQCIDSAREQGYRQLYLESLPELEKAVGMYKKAGFRRLEQPVGDTGHYACTIWMLKEL; from the coding sequence ATGAAGGTTACCTACCGACAAATTGCACCTGATGATAATGCTCCCCTGGCGGAGATGATTCGGAAAGTGTTCCGGGAATTCAAAATCGACCGTCCGGGAACCGTTTACACCGATCCCACCACCGACCACCTGTACGAGCTTTTCCAGGTACCGAAAGCGGAATACTGGATTGCTGAAGCCAGTGGCGAAATCGTGGGCGGATGTGGCATATATCCATCCAACGGTCTGCCGGAAGGATGTGCCGAGTTGGTGAAGTTCTACGTAGCAGCTTCGGTACGCGGAACCGGAATCGGCAAACAATTAATGGCACAGTGCATCGATTCGGCACGCGAACAAGGCTACAGGCAACTCTACCTCGAATCGCTCCCCGAACTGGAAAAGGCGGTAGGCATGTACAAAAAAGCAGGCTTTCGCCGATTGGAACAACCTGTCGGCGATACCGGGCATTACGCCTGCACCATCTGGATGCTGAAGGAGTTATAA